A stretch of the Maridesulfovibrio zosterae DSM 11974 genome encodes the following:
- a CDS encoding DUF4136 domain-containing protein, with the protein MRKLLVIFILAGMMLSGCVYVDMDVENSPAPGLDFSKFKTFAFKKKSESRKELESGLLGTAKAELEAKGFRYDPNSPDFLVLVNFGSKSFIERGVTYKRDAFEYNFISKTNTNVGAVKDSDVNRQDNTVRIYLMTPENEGEKTFLWRGKASSVDFEGVGIVGKCLVKGALLKFPAAEGTFHEKMNVRDCK; encoded by the coding sequence ATGCTCTCCGGCTGTGTCTATGTTGATATGGATGTAGAAAATTCCCCGGCACCTGGGCTCGACTTCAGCAAGTTCAAGACTTTTGCTTTTAAAAAGAAAAGTGAGTCACGCAAAGAACTCGAATCTGGCCTTCTCGGTACAGCAAAAGCAGAGCTGGAAGCTAAAGGATTCAGGTATGATCCCAATTCCCCTGATTTTCTGGTGCTGGTTAATTTCGGTTCAAAGTCGTTTATTGAGCGCGGAGTAACCTATAAAAGAGATGCATTTGAATATAATTTTATCAGCAAGACCAATACAAACGTAGGAGCTGTAAAGGATTCAGATGTAAATCGTCAGGATAATACTGTTCGTATTTATTTAATGACCCCTGAAAATGAAGGTGAAAAGACTTTTCTCTGGCGTGGAAAAGCTTCCAGTGTCGATTTTGAAGGAGTGGGCATTGTTGGAAAGTGTCTTGTTAAAGGAGCTCTTCTAAAGTTCCCTGCAGCAGAAGGAACTTTTCATGAAAAGATGAATGTGAGAGATTGCAAATAA